Proteins from one Candidatus Hydrogenedentota bacterium genomic window:
- the trpD gene encoding anthranilate phosphoribosyltransferase, with the protein MQEAIALVSGGGNLSRVQAAEIMRLLMSGEATPAQTGAILIALRMKGETVDEITGLAETMRRFATRVPAARRPLVDTCGTGGDHSGTFNISTTAAFAVAGAGVAVAKHGNRSATSKCGSADVLEALGINIDLSPDRVARCIDEIGIGFLFARALHGAMKHVAPVRMELRARTVFNILGPLANPAGADGQVMGVFDAGLVESLARVLNELGTRHAFVVAGLDGLDEITLSGPTRMAELRDGAVRVREVCPADFGLSEAPRAAILGGDAAENAVLLRRVLSGERGPMRDIVLLNTAPALVAGGAVEDLREGVARAAESIDSGAALEKLEALARATQS; encoded by the coding sequence ATGCAGGAAGCCATAGCGCTTGTCAGCGGCGGCGGGAACCTCTCGCGGGTCCAGGCCGCGGAGATCATGCGCCTGCTCATGTCCGGCGAGGCGACCCCTGCGCAGACCGGCGCCATTCTCATCGCCCTGCGCATGAAGGGGGAGACGGTGGACGAAATCACCGGGCTCGCCGAAACCATGCGCCGCTTCGCCACGCGGGTGCCCGCCGCGCGCAGGCCCCTGGTGGACACCTGCGGCACTGGCGGCGACCATTCGGGCACCTTCAACATCTCGACCACGGCGGCCTTTGCCGTGGCCGGGGCGGGCGTGGCCGTGGCGAAACACGGCAACCGGAGCGCCACCAGCAAATGCGGCAGCGCCGACGTGCTGGAGGCCCTCGGAATCAACATAGACCTTTCCCCGGACCGCGTGGCCCGCTGCATTGACGAAATCGGCATCGGCTTTCTCTTCGCGCGCGCCCTGCACGGCGCCATGAAGCATGTGGCGCCCGTGCGCATGGAACTCCGCGCGCGCACGGTCTTTAACATTCTCGGCCCCCTGGCCAATCCCGCCGGCGCGGACGGGCAGGTCATGGGCGTGTTTGACGCGGGGCTGGTGGAGTCCCTGGCCCGCGTGCTCAACGAACTGGGCACACGCCACGCCTTTGTCGTCGCCGGGCTGGACGGGCTGGACGAGATCACCCTGTCCGGGCCGACCCGTATGGCCGAACTGCGCGACGGCGCGGTGCGCGTGCGTGAGGTCTGCCCGGCGGATTTCGGGCTGTCCGAGGCGCCCCGCGCGGCCATTCTCGGCGGGGACGCCGCGGAAAATGCCGTCCTGCTGCGGCGCGTGCTGTCGGGGGAGCGGGGGCCCATGCGGGACATCGTCCTGCTGAACACCGCGCCCGCCCTCGTGGCGGGGGGCGCGGTCGAAGACCTCCGGGAGGGGGTCGCGCGCGCGGCAGAGTCCATTGACTCCGGCGCGGCCCTGGAGAAACTGGAGGCCCTGGCGCGCGCGACGCAGTCCTGA
- a CDS encoding metallophosphoesterase — MWQFVQISDPHLSSTHDGQWNNRFLCTMMPEVMACLRRDLAALRPDFLLVTGDVVSRQTRDAMMAARDGLESLGVPYYPMGGNHDFVLPESRGWFLEAFAHRLPEPATIYSFTHKNLRFHVLDAWWCWRDGSLQPVPQNSDAKDMEDDLKGLHWGLPEAQLDWLDARLAEDGPHTADIVAVHYPALPIPERLRFPGLRDGGCLVNGDRLLGLMDRYPRARAVFSGHVHAHFMERRGRVTQVTTGSLPEFPVEFRLISVHDDRMEVETLGLSDPSFAERSLIPGHGRTAGQPEDRNFSIPLS, encoded by the coding sequence ATGTGGCAATTTGTCCAGATTTCTGATCCCCATCTGTCCAGCACCCATGACGGCCAGTGGAACAACCGGTTCCTCTGCACCATGATGCCGGAGGTGATGGCGTGTCTCCGGCGCGACCTGGCCGCGCTGCGGCCCGATTTCCTGCTGGTGACCGGGGACGTTGTGAGCCGCCAGACCCGCGACGCCATGATGGCCGCCCGCGACGGGCTGGAGTCCCTGGGCGTTCCCTACTACCCCATGGGGGGCAACCACGACTTCGTGTTGCCCGAGTCCAGGGGGTGGTTTTTGGAGGCCTTCGCGCACCGGCTGCCCGAGCCCGCCACCATTTACTCGTTCACCCACAAGAACCTGCGCTTTCACGTCCTCGACGCCTGGTGGTGCTGGCGGGACGGTTCCCTGCAGCCCGTGCCGCAGAATTCCGACGCCAAAGACATGGAGGACGATCTGAAGGGGCTACACTGGGGGCTGCCGGAGGCGCAGCTTGACTGGCTGGACGCACGGCTGGCGGAGGACGGGCCGCACACCGCCGACATTGTGGCCGTGCATTACCCCGCCCTGCCCATTCCGGAGCGGCTCCGCTTTCCGGGCCTCCGCGACGGCGGCTGCCTGGTCAACGGCGACCGGCTGCTGGGCCTCATGGACCGTTATCCCCGCGCGCGCGCCGTTTTTTCAGGGCATGTCCACGCGCACTTCATGGAGCGCAGGGGCCGGGTCACCCAGGTGACTACCGGGTCACTGCCCGAGTTTCCCGTCGAGTTCCGGCTCATCAGCGTCCACGACGACCGCATGGAGGTGGAGACTCTGGGACTCAGCGACCCCTCCTTCGCCGAACGGTCACTCATACCCGGCCACGGCCGCACGGCGGGCCAGCCCGAAGACCGGAACTTTTCCATTCCGTTGTCCTGA
- a CDS encoding phosphoribosylanthranilate isomerase — protein MTTRIKICGITNLDDALAACDAGADALGFVFAPEARRRNRYIAPADTADIIARLPVFVTTVAVVVNEPLEALRGYLDVVDLLQLHGEEPPELCRALGRRAFKAVRAASEADLPALADWPCGTILLDAMVPGDRGGTGTVCDWNLAAKAVAECGRRIVLAGGLDPENVGEAVRLVRPWAVDVSSGVECAPGKKSHERIRRFIGAVREASLA, from the coding sequence TTGACGACACGCATTAAAATTTGCGGGATAACCAACCTGGACGACGCCCTCGCCGCCTGCGACGCGGGCGCGGACGCGCTGGGTTTTGTCTTCGCCCCGGAGGCCCGGCGGCGCAACCGTTACATCGCCCCCGCCGACACGGCGGACATTATCGCCCGCCTCCCGGTGTTTGTCACCACGGTGGCCGTGGTGGTGAACGAGCCGCTGGAGGCGCTGCGGGGTTATTTGGACGTGGTGGACCTGCTTCAGCTCCACGGCGAGGAGCCCCCGGAACTGTGCCGCGCCCTGGGCCGCCGCGCCTTCAAAGCCGTGCGCGCCGCGTCGGAGGCCGATTTGCCCGCCCTGGCGGACTGGCCCTGCGGGACCATTCTGCTGGACGCCATGGTCCCCGGCGACCGGGGCGGGACGGGGACGGTCTGTGACTGGAACCTTGCGGCGAAAGCCGTTGCCGAATGCGGCAGGAGGATTGTTTTGGCGGGCGGTCTGGACCCCGAAAACGTGGGCGAGGCCGTGCGCTTGGTGCGGCCCTGGGCCGTGGATGTGTCATCGGGCGTGGAGTGCGCCCCGGGAAAGAAGTCTCATGAAAGAATACGGCGTTTCATCGGCGCGGTCCGGGAAGCATCCCTGGCCTGA
- a CDS encoding tryptophan synthase subunit alpha has translation MNRIEERFAQLRERGETAFVPFITCGDPSMGMTEKIVLALEEAGADVIELGVPFSDPVGDGTVIQEASQRALAGGATLHGVLDCVRRVREKSAVPVLLFSYVNPILKYGVEAFARDAAAAGADGVLCVDLPADDCDAYKAALDAAGLCTVFLVAPTTNDARLQLIGERCTGFVYYVSRLGVTGERAALAEGLQEAVDRVRGHVGKPVAVGFGISTPEQAREVAGLAEGVVVGSAIVRLIAASADNPDLPERVRAFAASLAGAAKGR, from the coding sequence ATGAACCGCATCGAGGAACGATTCGCCCAACTGCGGGAGCGCGGGGAGACGGCCTTTGTGCCGTTCATCACCTGCGGCGACCCCTCCATGGGCATGACCGAAAAGATTGTGCTGGCACTGGAGGAGGCCGGGGCCGACGTGATCGAACTGGGCGTGCCCTTCTCGGACCCCGTCGGCGACGGCACGGTCATCCAGGAGGCGTCCCAGCGCGCCCTGGCCGGGGGCGCCACCCTCCACGGCGTGCTGGACTGCGTACGGCGCGTCCGTGAAAAGTCCGCCGTGCCCGTCCTGCTCTTTTCCTACGTCAACCCCATCCTGAAATACGGCGTGGAGGCCTTCGCCCGCGACGCCGCGGCGGCGGGGGCGGACGGCGTGCTCTGCGTGGACCTTCCCGCGGACGACTGCGACGCGTACAAGGCGGCCCTGGACGCCGCCGGGCTCTGCACGGTCTTTCTCGTCGCGCCCACCACGAACGACGCGCGCCTGCAACTCATCGGGGAGCGCTGCACGGGCTTTGTCTATTATGTCTCCCGCCTCGGCGTCACCGGAGAGCGGGCCGCCCTCGCGGAGGGCCTGCAGGAGGCGGTGGACCGCGTGCGTGGGCATGTGGGAAAGCCCGTGGCCGTGGGTTTCGGCATCTCCACCCCGGAGCAGGCCCGCGAGGTCGCCGGGCTCGCCGAGGGCGTGGTGGTCGGCTCCGCCATTGTGCGGCTCATCGCCGCGTCGGCGGATAACCCGGATCTGCCGGAGCGTGTGCGCGCCTTTGCCGCATCCCTGGCGGGTGCCGCAAAGGGCCGCTGA
- the trpC gene encoding indole-3-glycerol phosphate synthase TrpC has protein sequence MILDEIVAHKRLEVAAQREKVPLDTLLERSETLPLPLDFRGALRREGISLIAEIKRRSPSRGDIMPGVEAVELAGAYEQAGARALSILTDNKYFGGSLDDLAKVKRHTHLPCLRKEFIIDPYQVHEARAGGADAILLIVRILSDAELKSLHALAASLGLAVLVETHTEEEILRALGAGAHIIGINNRDLDSLTVDVNTTLRLKNKVPGGHTLVSESGIYHRDEVRRLEDGGVDAILVGESLLFSGDIRAKVRELLFDDTH, from the coding sequence ATGATTCTGGACGAAATAGTGGCCCATAAACGCCTTGAAGTGGCCGCGCAGAGGGAGAAGGTTCCGCTGGACACCCTTCTGGAGCGGAGCGAAACGCTGCCGCTCCCACTTGATTTCCGGGGCGCGCTCCGCCGCGAGGGCATCAGCCTCATCGCGGAGATCAAGCGGCGCTCGCCCAGCCGGGGCGACATCATGCCGGGGGTCGAGGCGGTGGAGCTCGCCGGGGCCTATGAGCAGGCCGGGGCGCGGGCCCTTTCCATCCTCACGGACAACAAGTACTTCGGCGGCTCCCTCGATGACCTGGCCAAGGTGAAGCGCCACACGCACCTCCCCTGCCTGCGCAAGGAGTTCATCATTGACCCCTACCAGGTGCATGAGGCCCGCGCGGGCGGGGCGGACGCCATCCTCCTCATTGTGCGCATCCTTTCGGACGCGGAGCTGAAGTCGCTCCACGCCCTGGCCGCCTCGCTTGGACTCGCCGTGCTGGTGGAGACCCACACGGAGGAGGAAATCCTCCGGGCGCTGGGCGCGGGCGCGCACATCATCGGCATCAACAACCGCGACCTGGACAGCCTGACGGTGGACGTGAACACCACCCTCCGCCTGAAGAACAAGGTGCCCGGCGGCCACACGCTGGTGAGCGAAAGCGGCATCTACCACCGCGACGAGGTGCGCCGCCTCGAGGACGGCGGGGTGGACGCCATTCTGGTGGGCGAGTCGCTGCTGTTCAGCGGCGACATCCGCGCCAAAGTCAGGGAGCTGCTCTTTGACGACACGCATTAA
- the trpB gene encoding tryptophan synthase subunit beta gives MKEYGVSSARSGKHPWPDARGRYGPFGGRYVPETLMFALDELEAAYCAAVADETFQDELKAFQRDFVGRPTPLYRADRLTAHYGGARIYLKREDLAHTGAHKINNALGQCMLARRMGKPRVIAETGAGQHGVATATAAARLGLDCEIYMGTEDIARQKLNVFRMRLLGAKVVAVDSGSKTLKDAINEAMRDWVTNVEHTHYVLGTVHGPHPFPMMVRDFQAVIGREARAQILEAEGKLPDLLIACVGGGSNAMGLFYDFLGDDPVKMVGVEAGGTAIAPGMHAARFAGGSVGMLQGAMSYVLQDDDGQIGATHSVSAGLDYASVGPEHALLFTEGRVGYTNAMDGAALEAFQLCARLEGIIPALESAHALAELAHRAPSLPKDAVIIVNLSGRGDKDVQHAAKFILPGEEF, from the coding sequence ATGAAAGAATACGGCGTTTCATCGGCGCGGTCCGGGAAGCATCCCTGGCCTGACGCGCGCGGCCGCTATGGCCCCTTCGGCGGCCGCTACGTCCCAGAAACCCTCATGTTCGCCCTGGACGAGCTCGAGGCGGCCTATTGCGCCGCCGTCGCGGACGAAACGTTTCAGGACGAGTTAAAGGCGTTCCAGCGGGACTTTGTGGGCAGGCCCACCCCGCTGTACCGGGCGGACCGGCTGACGGCGCATTACGGCGGCGCGCGGATTTACCTCAAGCGCGAGGACCTTGCCCACACGGGGGCGCACAAGATCAACAACGCCCTCGGCCAGTGCATGCTCGCACGGCGCATGGGCAAGCCGCGGGTCATCGCCGAGACCGGCGCGGGCCAGCACGGCGTGGCCACCGCCACCGCCGCCGCGCGGCTGGGCCTGGACTGCGAAATTTACATGGGCACCGAGGACATCGCCCGCCAGAAGCTGAACGTGTTCCGCATGCGGCTCCTCGGCGCGAAGGTGGTGGCGGTGGATTCCGGGTCGAAGACCCTGAAGGACGCCATCAACGAGGCCATGCGCGACTGGGTGACGAACGTGGAGCACACCCATTACGTGCTGGGGACAGTCCACGGCCCGCACCCCTTCCCCATGATGGTCCGCGACTTCCAGGCCGTCATCGGCCGCGAGGCACGCGCCCAGATTCTGGAGGCGGAGGGGAAACTGCCCGACCTGCTCATCGCCTGCGTGGGCGGCGGCTCGAACGCCATGGGGCTCTTCTATGACTTTCTCGGCGACGACCCGGTAAAAATGGTCGGCGTCGAGGCGGGCGGCACGGCCATCGCCCCCGGCATGCACGCGGCCCGCTTCGCGGGCGGCTCGGTCGGCATGCTCCAGGGCGCCATGAGCTATGTGCTGCAGGACGACGACGGCCAGATCGGCGCGACGCACAGCGTCTCCGCCGGGCTGGACTACGCCAGCGTCGGCCCCGAGCACGCCCTGCTCTTCACCGAGGGGCGGGTCGGGTACACCAACGCCATGGACGGCGCGGCGCTGGAGGCCTTCCAGCTCTGCGCGCGCCTTGAGGGCATCATCCCGGCGCTGGAAAGCGCGCACGCCCTCGCCGAACTCGCCCACCGCGCCCCGTCCCTGCCAAAGGACGCCGTGATCATCGTCAACCTTTCGGGCCGCGGCGACAAGGATGTCCAGCACGCGGCCAAATTCATCCTGCCCGGGGAGGAGTTTTAA
- a CDS encoding DUF3299 domain-containing protein, whose product MRRRAKRDLGTLIGVVAVLAGVVFVNGWLRRDELRGQYEKMRAAFEAKHRGEGVALIDWKELHAVTGRRATGATFPDSLKGKDGRLVNICGFMSPIDQFKDVTEFMLLPVPMTCYFCDAPPMRDIIEVKLDKPADIVNEPVLIGGRLELHEGPKPLFFYTIKDAKWNEAVKDEELDDLTQKNVGQDHRVHLQEGFTKLREGGDTEELMPGYAPPLTDAAPETAAP is encoded by the coding sequence ATGAGGCGACGCGCAAAACGGGATTTGGGCACCCTGATTGGGGTGGTGGCGGTTTTGGCGGGGGTGGTCTTTGTGAACGGATGGCTGCGCCGGGACGAGCTGCGGGGCCAGTACGAGAAGATGCGCGCGGCTTTCGAGGCGAAGCACCGCGGCGAGGGCGTGGCGCTCATTGACTGGAAAGAGCTGCACGCGGTGACGGGCCGCCGGGCCACGGGCGCCACGTTCCCCGACTCGCTGAAGGGAAAGGACGGGCGGCTGGTGAACATCTGCGGGTTCATGAGCCCCATTGACCAGTTCAAGGACGTCACCGAGTTCATGCTCCTGCCCGTGCCCATGACCTGCTACTTCTGCGACGCGCCGCCGATGCGCGACATCATCGAGGTGAAGCTGGACAAGCCCGCGGACATCGTGAACGAGCCGGTGCTCATCGGCGGGCGCCTGGAACTGCACGAGGGGCCGAAACCGCTGTTCTTCTACACCATCAAGGACGCCAAGTGGAACGAGGCGGTGAAGGACGAGGAACTGGACGACCTGACGCAGAAAAATGTCGGCCAGGACCACCGGGTCCACCTGCAGGAGGGCTTCACCAAACTGCGCGAGGGCGGGGACACGGAGGAGCTCATGCCGGGATACGCCCCGCCGTTGACGGACGCCGCACCGGAAACCGCCGCGCCCTGA
- a CDS encoding ABC transporter permease — protein sequence MSLWHIAWSYLWNRKLTTAMTIISVALGVALISAVLTLREQTQKRFEEEGQAFDLVVGAKGNPLQLVLSTVYFLDAPTGNMALDDFEKIRELEDVVAAFPVSMGDTFKGYRIVGTDRALMDFEWGGRRPYALEEGRHYEKNYEAVIGAAVAQDTGLKPGATFIGTHGFVEMQGAHAHEDKPYTVVGVMERSGTPNDRAIFCNLESVWDIHDHGGEPEECDDPTHDHSHDHGHDHGREITAGLIKLASPALRFEYKDSINKAFNVMAAVPVNEIQKLYEQLLGTAKAVLLAIGYLVVVISSMSILIGLYMSILQRKRDLAVMRALGATRGEIFGAVIIEAFWVTVLGLAAGWALGSVVCYALGLYLAERLGFHVSALSFSADLITAYSAVLLMGLVAGILPAWQAYRTDIARDLAEL from the coding sequence ATGAGCCTGTGGCACATCGCGTGGAGCTATCTGTGGAACCGGAAACTGACCACGGCCATGACCATCATCTCGGTGGCCCTGGGCGTGGCGCTCATCTCGGCGGTGCTCACCCTGCGCGAGCAGACGCAGAAGCGCTTCGAGGAGGAGGGGCAGGCCTTCGACCTGGTCGTCGGCGCGAAGGGGAACCCGCTCCAACTGGTGTTGAGCACGGTGTACTTTCTGGACGCGCCGACGGGGAACATGGCCCTGGATGATTTTGAGAAGATACGGGAACTGGAGGACGTGGTGGCGGCGTTCCCCGTCAGCATGGGCGACACCTTCAAGGGCTACCGGATCGTGGGGACGGACCGCGCGCTGATGGATTTCGAGTGGGGCGGACGCCGCCCCTACGCCCTGGAGGAGGGCCGGCATTACGAGAAAAACTATGAGGCTGTGATCGGTGCGGCGGTCGCCCAGGACACCGGACTGAAGCCCGGCGCCACCTTCATCGGCACCCACGGTTTTGTGGAGATGCAGGGCGCCCACGCGCACGAGGACAAGCCGTACACGGTGGTCGGCGTGATGGAGCGTTCGGGCACCCCGAACGACCGGGCCATTTTCTGCAATCTCGAGTCGGTTTGGGACATCCATGACCACGGCGGCGAACCTGAGGAATGCGACGACCCGACCCATGACCACAGCCACGACCACGGGCATGACCATGGGCGGGAAATCACGGCGGGGCTGATCAAGCTGGCCTCGCCCGCCCTGCGCTTCGAATACAAGGACAGCATCAACAAGGCCTTCAACGTCATGGCGGCGGTGCCGGTGAACGAAATCCAGAAACTGTACGAGCAGTTGCTGGGCACGGCGAAGGCGGTGCTGCTGGCCATCGGCTACCTGGTGGTGGTGATCTCGTCCATGTCCATCCTCATCGGGCTGTACATGTCCATTCTCCAGCGCAAGCGCGACCTGGCGGTCATGCGCGCCCTGGGCGCGACGCGCGGCGAGATATTCGGCGCGGTCATCATCGAGGCGTTCTGGGTCACGGTGCTGGGCCTGGCTGCCGGGTGGGCGCTGGGTTCCGTGGTATGCTATGCCCTCGGGCTCTACCTTGCGGAGCGGCTGGGGTTCCATGTGTCGGCGCTGTCTTTCAGCGCCGACCTGATCACGGCCTATTCCGCCGTGCTGCTGATGGGGCTTGTGGCGGGGATACTGCCGGCCTGGCAGGCCTACCGCACGGACATCGCCCGCGACCTGGCCGAACTGTAG